A single window of Methylobacterium nodulans ORS 2060 DNA harbors:
- a CDS encoding acyl-CoA synthetase: protein MTAETIYDRGLDRNPANFQPLTPLSFLERAATVFPDHVAIIHGSLRRSYRDLYARTRRLASALAARGITRGDTVAVMLANTPAMIECHYGVPMTGAVLNTLNTRLDPAVLAFCLDHGEAKVLITDREFARTIKPALAQAKVKPLVIDYDDPEFTGEGERLGTVEYEEFLASGDPDHAWAMPRDEWDAISLNYTSGTTGDPKGVVYHHRGAALLAVGNVVTGALGKHPVYLWTLPMFHCNGWCFPWTLSVVAGTHVCLRQVRAKAMYDAIADHRVTHLCGAPIVMQLLLNAPAPERRSLPHRVSFFTAAAPPPEAVLAGMAEAGFDVTHLYGLTETYGPAVVNEWHADWDALTKPEQAARKARQGVRYPPLEALDVLDPETMQPVPADGQTLGEVMFRGNVVMRGYLKNPKATEEAFRGGWFHSGDLGVKHPDGYIQLKDRSKDIIISGGENISSIEVEEALFKHPAVAAAAVVAKPDEKWGETPCAFVELKGSEMVSAEELIGWCRQSLAGYKVPKHVVFTELPKTSTGKIQKFILREMAKAL from the coding sequence ATGACCGCCGAGACCATCTACGACCGTGGCCTCGACCGGAATCCGGCCAATTTCCAGCCGCTGACGCCCCTGAGCTTCCTGGAACGGGCGGCCACGGTCTTCCCGGACCATGTCGCGATCATCCACGGCTCCCTGCGGCGCAGCTACCGCGACCTCTATGCCCGCACCCGGCGTCTCGCCTCGGCGCTCGCGGCCCGCGGGATCACGCGCGGCGACACGGTGGCCGTGATGCTCGCCAACACCCCGGCGATGATCGAGTGCCATTACGGCGTGCCGATGACCGGGGCAGTGCTCAACACGCTCAACACCCGCCTCGACCCCGCCGTCCTCGCCTTCTGCCTCGACCATGGCGAGGCCAAGGTGCTGATCACCGACCGCGAGTTCGCCCGCACGATCAAGCCGGCCCTGGCGCAGGCCAAGGTGAAGCCCCTCGTCATCGACTACGACGACCCGGAATTCACCGGCGAGGGCGAGCGCCTCGGCACGGTCGAGTACGAGGAGTTCCTGGCCTCCGGCGACCCGGACCATGCCTGGGCAATGCCGCGCGACGAGTGGGACGCGATCTCGCTCAACTACACGTCGGGAACGACGGGTGACCCGAAGGGGGTGGTCTATCACCACCGGGGGGCGGCCCTGCTCGCGGTGGGCAACGTCGTCACGGGCGCGCTCGGCAAGCATCCGGTCTATCTGTGGACGCTGCCGATGTTCCACTGCAACGGCTGGTGCTTTCCCTGGACGCTCTCAGTCGTCGCCGGCACGCATGTCTGCCTGCGGCAGGTGCGGGCGAAGGCGATGTACGACGCCATCGCGGACCACCGGGTCACCCATCTGTGCGGCGCGCCGATCGTGATGCAGCTCCTGCTCAATGCGCCCGCGCCTGAGCGGCGCAGCCTCCCGCACCGGGTGTCGTTCTTCACCGCCGCCGCGCCGCCGCCGGAAGCGGTCCTCGCCGGGATGGCGGAGGCCGGCTTCGACGTCACGCATCTCTACGGACTCACCGAGACCTACGGCCCGGCCGTGGTGAACGAGTGGCACGCCGACTGGGACGCCCTCACGAAACCCGAGCAGGCGGCCCGCAAGGCCCGGCAGGGCGTGCGCTACCCGCCCCTCGAAGCCCTCGACGTGCTCGATCCCGAGACGATGCAGCCCGTCCCGGCGGACGGCCAGACCCTCGGCGAGGTCATGTTCCGCGGCAACGTGGTGATGCGTGGCTACCTCAAGAACCCGAAGGCCACCGAGGAGGCATTCCGGGGCGGCTGGTTCCATTCGGGCGACCTCGGCGTGAAGCATCCGGACGGCTACATCCAGCTCAAGGACCGCTCGAAGGACATCATCATCTCGGGCGGCGAGAACATCTCGTCGATCGAGGTGGAGGAAGCCCTGTTCAAGCACCCGGCGGTCGCGGCCGCCGCGGTGGTCGCCAAGCCCGACGAGAAGTGGGGCGAGACGCCCTGTGCCTTCGTGGAGCTGAAGGGCTCCGAGATGGTCTCGGCCGAGGAGCTGATCGGGTGGTGCCGCCAGTCGCTCGCCGGCTACAAGGTTCCCAAGCACGTCGTCTTCACTGAACTGCCGAAGACGTCGACGGGCAAGATCCAGAAGTTCATCCTTCGGGAAATGGCCAAGGCGCTGTGA
- a CDS encoding propionyl-CoA synthetase has product MTSSGTTAGSRYAEVYGRWKADPAAFWAEAARAIDWSRPADRTFDPEAGVYGHWFVGAEVNACHNAVDRHVAGGRADQAAILYDSPVTGTTRRITYAELQEEVALLAAVLRDLGVERGDRVVLYMPMVPEALYGMLACARLGAVHSVVFGGFAAKELAARIEDAAPKLVLAASCGIEPGRVVAYKPLLDEACRLSNHKPQACLILQRPQGEAALAEGRDRDWAAEVAAAREAGRRADCVPVAATDPLYILYTSGTTGKPKGVVRDTGGYLVALTWSMLNLYGIQPGEVYWCASDVGWVVGHSYIVYGPLLHGCTTVLYEGKPVGTPDAGAFWRVIAETGAVALFTAPTALRAVKKEDPEAVLMRGHDLSRFRTLFLAGERADPDTVAWAERILGVPVIDHWWQTETGWPIAANPVGLGILPVKHGSPTVAMPGYDVQVLDEGGKPVPADTMGTIAIRLPLPPGCLPTLWRQDERFRESYLAAFPGYYNTSDAGFLDRDGYVYVMGRTDDIINVAGHRLSTGGMEEVLASHPAVAECAVIGIRDSLKGEAPCGFVVLKSGVARPPDVIERELVALVRERIGPVAAFRLALTVGRLPKTRSGKILRGTMKKIADGEPWTTPATIDDPAILEEISAALHARGLG; this is encoded by the coding sequence ATGACGTCATCCGGGACGACGGCGGGGAGCCGCTACGCTGAGGTCTATGGGCGGTGGAAGGCGGATCCGGCCGCGTTCTGGGCCGAGGCCGCCCGGGCGATCGACTGGAGCCGGCCGGCGGACAGGACCTTCGACCCCGAGGCCGGCGTCTACGGCCACTGGTTCGTCGGCGCCGAGGTCAATGCCTGCCACAACGCCGTCGACCGCCATGTGGCGGGAGGCCGGGCCGACCAGGCGGCGATCCTGTACGATTCCCCCGTCACCGGTACGACACGCCGCATCACCTATGCGGAGCTTCAGGAGGAGGTGGCTTTGCTCGCCGCGGTCCTGCGGGATCTCGGCGTCGAGCGTGGCGACCGCGTCGTCCTCTACATGCCGATGGTGCCGGAAGCCCTCTACGGCATGCTGGCCTGCGCGCGGCTCGGCGCGGTGCATTCGGTCGTGTTCGGGGGCTTCGCCGCCAAGGAACTCGCGGCCCGCATCGAGGACGCCGCCCCGAAGCTGGTGCTCGCCGCCTCCTGCGGCATCGAGCCGGGCCGGGTCGTCGCCTACAAGCCTCTCCTCGACGAGGCCTGCCGCCTCTCGAACCACAAGCCGCAAGCCTGCCTGATCCTGCAACGCCCGCAAGGGGAGGCTGCGCTGGCCGAGGGGCGCGACCGCGACTGGGCGGCGGAAGTGGCCGCCGCGCGCGAGGCCGGGCGCCGGGCGGATTGCGTGCCGGTGGCGGCCACCGACCCGCTCTACATCCTCTACACGTCGGGCACGACGGGCAAGCCGAAGGGCGTGGTGCGCGATACGGGCGGCTACCTCGTGGCGCTCACCTGGTCGATGCTGAACCTCTACGGCATCCAGCCGGGCGAGGTGTATTGGTGCGCCTCCGACGTCGGCTGGGTCGTCGGCCATTCCTACATCGTCTACGGGCCGCTGCTGCACGGCTGCACCACCGTCCTGTACGAGGGCAAGCCGGTTGGAACGCCCGATGCGGGCGCCTTCTGGCGGGTGATTGCCGAGACCGGGGCGGTCGCGCTCTTCACGGCGCCGACGGCTTTGCGCGCCGTCAAGAAGGAGGATCCGGAGGCGGTGCTGATGCGCGGCCACGACCTGTCGCGCTTCCGGACCCTGTTCCTCGCCGGCGAGCGCGCCGATCCCGACACGGTCGCCTGGGCCGAGCGCATCCTCGGCGTGCCGGTCATCGACCATTGGTGGCAGACCGAGACCGGCTGGCCGATCGCGGCCAACCCCGTCGGCCTCGGCATCCTGCCGGTCAAGCACGGCAGCCCCACCGTGGCGATGCCGGGCTACGACGTGCAGGTGCTCGACGAGGGCGGCAAGCCCGTGCCCGCCGACACGATGGGGACCATCGCGATCAGGCTGCCCCTGCCGCCCGGCTGCCTGCCCACCCTCTGGCGACAGGACGAGCGCTTCCGCGAAAGCTACCTCGCCGCCTTTCCGGGCTACTACAACACCTCGGATGCCGGCTTCCTCGACCGCGACGGCTACGTCTATGTCATGGGGCGCACCGACGACATCATCAATGTGGCGGGCCACCGGCTCTCCACGGGCGGCATGGAGGAGGTGCTGGCCTCCCATCCGGCCGTGGCGGAATGCGCCGTGATCGGCATCAGGGACAGCCTCAAGGGCGAGGCGCCCTGCGGCTTCGTGGTGCTGAAATCCGGCGTCGCGCGCCCGCCCGACGTGATCGAGCGCGAGCTCGTGGCGCTCGTGCGCGAGCGGATCGGCCCGGTCGCGGCCTTCAGGCTCGCGCTGACGGTCGGGCGGCTGCCCAAGACGCGCTCCGGCAAGATCCTGCGCGGGACGATGAAGAAGATCGCCGATGGCGAGCCCTGGACCACGCCGGCGACCATCGACGACCCGGCCATCCTGGAGGAGATCAGTGCCGCGCTGCATGCCAGGGGCCTGGGCTGA
- a CDS encoding NADH:flavin oxidoreductase/NADH oxidase, with product MTTPRLFQPLRLDGLELENRIIVAPMCQYSARDGEASDWHMMHLGQLAMSGAGLLTLEATAVSPEARITYADLGLYNDACERELGRVLAALRNYAPIPLCIQIAHAGRKASSETPWNGGAQIAPDSPYGWLTEAPSALPHAQDEVAPRALDAADMKRIRDDFVATAKRAMRLGIDSVEIHAAHGYLLHQFLSPLSNQRSDAYGGSLENRMRFPLEVFDAVRDAVPSGKPVWARVSATDWVEEGWEVEQTVAFAEALKARGAAAIHVSTGGVSPRQKIALGPGYQVPFAERVRAATDLVTIAVGLITAPRQAEEILQDGKADAISLARAMLYDPRWPWHAAAELGARVRAPKQYWRSQPREYKDLFKDSSFGQR from the coding sequence ATGACCACGCCCCGCCTGTTCCAGCCCTTGCGCCTCGACGGCCTGGAGCTGGAGAACCGCATCATCGTCGCGCCGATGTGCCAGTACTCGGCGCGGGACGGCGAGGCGAGCGACTGGCACATGATGCATCTGGGCCAGCTCGCCATGTCGGGCGCCGGGCTGCTCACCCTGGAGGCCACCGCGGTCTCGCCCGAGGCGCGCATCACCTATGCGGATCTCGGCCTCTACAACGATGCCTGCGAGCGGGAACTCGGCCGCGTGCTCGCGGCTCTGCGCAACTATGCGCCGATCCCGCTCTGCATCCAGATCGCCCATGCGGGCCGCAAGGCGTCGAGCGAGACGCCCTGGAACGGCGGCGCTCAGATCGCCCCGGACTCGCCCTATGGCTGGCTCACCGAGGCCCCCTCGGCCCTGCCCCATGCGCAGGACGAGGTGGCGCCGCGCGCCCTCGATGCGGCGGACATGAAGCGCATCCGCGACGACTTCGTCGCGACGGCGAAGCGCGCCATGCGCCTCGGGATCGACTCGGTCGAGATCCACGCGGCCCATGGCTACCTGCTGCACCAGTTCCTCTCGCCGCTCTCCAACCAGCGCAGCGACGCCTATGGCGGCAGCCTGGAGAACCGGATGCGCTTCCCGCTGGAGGTGTTCGACGCCGTGCGCGACGCGGTGCCCTCGGGCAAGCCCGTCTGGGCCCGCGTCTCGGCGACCGACTGGGTCGAGGAGGGCTGGGAGGTCGAGCAGACCGTCGCCTTCGCCGAGGCCCTGAAGGCGCGGGGCGCCGCCGCGATCCACGTCTCCACCGGCGGCGTGTCCCCGCGGCAGAAGATCGCCCTCGGTCCGGGCTATCAGGTGCCCTTCGCCGAGCGCGTGCGGGCGGCGACGGACCTCGTCACCATCGCGGTCGGCCTCATCACCGCGCCGCGTCAGGCGGAGGAGATCCTGCAGGACGGCAAGGCGGATGCGATCTCGCTCGCCCGGGCGATGCTCTACGATCCCCGCTGGCCCTGGCACGCCGCTGCCGAGCTCGGCGCCCGGGTGCGGGCGCCCAAGCAGTACTGGCGCTCGCAGCCGCGGGAATACAAGGACCTGTTCAAGGACTCGTCCTTCGGGCAGCGCTGA
- the pcaD gene encoding 3-oxoadipate enol-lactonase — MPLIQANGTTLNYELSGPSGAPVVAFSNSLGTALAMWDPLVPALRGRYRVLRYDTRGHGASQVRDESASVEDLADDLLGLLDALGIARAHIVGLSLGGMTGQALAMRAPERVQSLTLMATAAHMPTEASWNERAETVRAQGTAAIVDVTMERWFTPDFPRTAPALVDPVRRQFLGTDRAGYAVCCHAIGRMDLRPGLGRIEAPTLVIAGRDDPSTPPAKSEEICEGIRHAELVVLPAARHLLAIERPEAAAAHLLAFLDRHRGAAEAATGAVPFTEGLSNRRGVLGEAHVDRSLAAAGTFAGPWQDFITRIAWGEIWGDPRLPWKTRSLVTLALMVALGREEEFKLHVRPALANGVTPSELQALLLQAAVYAGVPAVNGAFRWAKDVLGDELE, encoded by the coding sequence ATGCCCCTGATCCAGGCCAACGGCACGACCCTGAACTACGAGCTCTCGGGCCCGAGCGGCGCACCCGTCGTGGCCTTCTCGAACTCGCTCGGCACGGCGCTGGCGATGTGGGACCCGCTCGTGCCGGCCCTGCGCGGCCGCTACCGCGTCCTGCGCTACGACACCCGCGGCCACGGCGCCTCGCAGGTGCGCGACGAGTCCGCCTCCGTGGAGGATCTCGCCGACGACCTCCTCGGCCTCCTCGACGCGCTCGGGATCGCGCGCGCCCACATCGTCGGCCTCTCGCTCGGCGGCATGACCGGCCAGGCGCTGGCGATGCGCGCGCCCGAGCGGGTGCAGAGCCTGACGCTCATGGCGACCGCCGCCCACATGCCGACCGAGGCCTCGTGGAACGAGCGCGCCGAGACGGTGCGGGCGCAGGGCACCGCCGCCATCGTGGACGTGACCATGGAACGCTGGTTCACGCCGGACTTCCCCCGGACCGCACCCGCCCTGGTCGATCCGGTGCGCCGGCAATTCCTCGGAACCGACCGGGCCGGCTACGCGGTCTGCTGCCATGCCATCGGCCGGATGGATCTGCGCCCCGGGCTCGGCCGCATTGAGGCCCCGACCCTGGTGATCGCCGGGCGCGACGACCCCTCGACCCCGCCCGCGAAGTCGGAGGAGATCTGCGAGGGCATCCGGCACGCGGAGCTGGTGGTGCTGCCCGCAGCCCGCCATCTCCTCGCCATCGAGCGCCCCGAGGCCGCCGCCGCCCACCTCCTCGCCTTCCTCGACCGTCATCGCGGGGCCGCCGAGGCAGCGACCGGGGCGGTGCCCTTCACGGAGGGCCTGTCGAACCGGCGGGGGGTGCTGGGCGAGGCGCATGTCGACCGCTCGCTCGCGGCGGCCGGCACCTTCGCGGGGCCCTGGCAGGACTTCATCACCCGCATCGCCTGGGGCGAGATCTGGGGCGATCCGCGGCTGCCGTGGAAGACGCGCTCGCTCGTGACCCTCGCCCTCATGGTGGCGCTCGGCCGCGAGGAGGAGTTCAAGCTCCACGTGCGGCCGGCGCTTGCGAACGGCGTGACGCCGTCCGAGCTCCAGGCGCTGCTGCTTCAGGCCGCCGTCTATGCGGGCGTGCCCGCAGTCAACGGGGCCTTCCGCTGGGCGAAGGACGTGCTCGGCGACGAGCTGGAGTGA
- a CDS encoding class-II fumarase/aspartase family protein, with the protein MTVSALDSALLGPLFATDAMRAVFADEARVAAMLRAEAALARAEAEAGLVPGDLAGAIEAIDRMALDPSALGRKTAISGVPVIPFVKAVQKALPSHLEAGFHKGTTTQDIADTALILQLRDALDLVAADLRAILAGLSDLARRHRETACVGRTYGQQAAPVTFGYKAAIWALGIAEVAAGLPRLRDSLLTASLGGPVGTLAGLKEHADAVGERFAAELGLRFDPAPWHTRRARIAEAGTWLALLMGALAKLATDVASLASTEVGEVAEPFVPGRGGSSAMPHKRNPVSSTVILAAFSAGKGQVLPLLDAMAAAHERPAGAWHAEWHALPTLFGLASGALREARALAEGLVPDPDRMRANLDLTRGLLFADAAAARLAPRLGAEAAHRLVEEAAGAVRDGKGTLAEVLRARPEAAGIDLGPAFDLAPAIRAGARTADRALAETARHAALLST; encoded by the coding sequence ATGACTGTCTCGGCCCTCGATTCCGCCCTCCTCGGCCCGCTCTTCGCCACGGATGCGATGCGGGCGGTCTTCGCCGACGAGGCCCGGGTCGCCGCCATGCTGCGGGCGGAAGCGGCGCTGGCGCGGGCGGAGGCGGAGGCGGGGCTGGTTCCGGGCGATCTCGCCGGCGCCATCGAGGCGATCGATCGCATGGCCCTCGACCCGTCTGCCCTCGGCCGGAAGACCGCCATCTCCGGCGTTCCGGTGATCCCCTTCGTGAAGGCCGTGCAGAAGGCCCTGCCCAGCCACCTCGAAGCGGGCTTCCACAAGGGCACCACCACCCAGGACATCGCCGACACCGCCCTGATCCTCCAGCTGCGCGACGCCCTCGATCTCGTCGCCGCGGACCTGCGGGCGATCCTCGCCGGGCTCTCCGACCTCGCCCGCCGCCACCGCGAGACGGCTTGCGTCGGGCGCACCTACGGGCAGCAGGCCGCCCCGGTCACCTTCGGATACAAGGCCGCCATCTGGGCGCTCGGCATCGCCGAGGTGGCAGCCGGCCTGCCGCGCCTGCGGGACAGCTTGCTGACGGCCTCTCTGGGCGGCCCGGTCGGGACGCTCGCGGGCCTGAAGGAGCATGCGGATGCGGTGGGCGAGCGCTTCGCCGCGGAGCTCGGCCTGCGCTTCGACCCGGCGCCCTGGCACACCCGCCGCGCCCGCATCGCCGAGGCCGGCACCTGGCTCGCCCTGCTGATGGGGGCGCTCGCCAAGCTTGCCACGGACGTTGCGAGCCTCGCCAGCACCGAGGTCGGCGAGGTGGCCGAACCCTTTGTGCCGGGCCGCGGCGGCTCCTCGGCCATGCCGCATAAACGCAACCCCGTCTCCTCGACGGTGATCCTCGCGGCGTTCAGCGCCGGCAAGGGGCAGGTTCTGCCGCTCCTCGATGCGATGGCGGCGGCGCATGAGCGGCCCGCCGGCGCCTGGCATGCGGAGTGGCACGCACTGCCGACCCTGTTCGGGCTCGCCTCGGGCGCCTTACGCGAGGCGCGGGCCCTGGCCGAGGGTTTGGTGCCCGACCCGGATCGCATGCGCGCGAATCTCGATCTCACCCGCGGCCTGCTCTTCGCGGATGCCGCTGCCGCGCGGCTCGCGCCGAGGCTCGGCGCCGAGGCCGCCCACCGGCTCGTCGAGGAGGCCGCCGGGGCCGTCCGCGACGGGAAAGGTACCCTGGCCGAGGTGCTGCGCGCCCGCCCGGAGGCGGCGGGCATCGATCTCGGACCGGCCTTCGATCTCGCCCCGGCGATCCGCGCCGGCGCGCGCACCGCCGACCGGGCGCTCGCCGAGACGGCGCGCCATGCCGCCCTTCTCTCCACCTGA
- a CDS encoding 3-keto-5-aminohexanoate cleavage protein: MTTSTKPVVIAVAITGSVPRKKDNPAVPIRVSEQIESTQQAFEAGATLVHIHVRNDDESPSSDPDKFAAVQEGVRQHCPGMIVQFSTGGRGRDPGARGLSLVHRPDMASLSTGSVNFPSIVYENPASLVTELATQMRTHGVRPEIEIFDLSHLHGAKRLIEAGLMDAAPHVQFVMGVQNAMPADEHLLDILLAETRRILPQATWTAAGIGREQARVMGWALARGADAVRTGLEDNIRISKERLAASNAELVSLAAEMVARHGRRVATPAEARQILNLRPAA, translated from the coding sequence ATGACCACCTCGACGAAGCCCGTGGTGATCGCGGTCGCGATCACCGGCTCGGTGCCGCGCAAGAAGGACAACCCGGCCGTCCCGATCCGGGTCTCCGAGCAGATCGAATCCACCCAGCAGGCGTTTGAGGCCGGCGCCACGCTGGTGCACATCCACGTGCGCAACGACGACGAGAGCCCCTCCTCCGATCCGGACAAGTTCGCCGCCGTGCAGGAGGGCGTGCGCCAGCACTGCCCGGGCATGATCGTGCAGTTCTCCACCGGCGGGCGCGGCCGCGACCCGGGCGCGCGCGGGCTGTCGCTGGTCCACCGCCCCGACATGGCCTCGCTCTCCACCGGCTCGGTCAACTTCCCCAGCATCGTCTACGAGAACCCCGCCTCGCTGGTCACCGAGCTCGCCACGCAGATGCGCACGCACGGGGTGCGGCCGGAGATCGAGATCTTCGACCTCTCGCACCTGCACGGGGCCAAGCGGCTGATCGAGGCCGGGCTGATGGACGCCGCGCCCCACGTGCAGTTCGTGATGGGGGTGCAGAACGCCATGCCGGCCGACGAGCACCTGCTCGACATCCTGCTGGCCGAGACCAGGCGCATCCTGCCGCAGGCGACCTGGACGGCGGCCGGGATCGGGCGCGAGCAGGCGCGGGTGATGGGCTGGGCACTGGCGCGCGGCGCGGATGCGGTGCGCACCGGGCTGGAGGACAACATCCGGATCAGCAAGGAGCGGCTGGCGGCGAGCAACGCCGAGCTGGTCTCGCTGGCGGCTGAGATGGTGGCCCGCCACGGCCGGCGCGTCGCCACCCCGGCCGAAGCCCGCCAGATCCTGAACCTCAGGCCGGCCGCCTAG
- the pcaG gene encoding protocatechuate 3,4-dioxygenase subunit alpha yields MMPLIERLRETASQTAGPYVHIGLIPHQAGFDIFETNFSNVLVGPETKGERIRIEGRVFDGADEPVRDVLVEIWQANAAGRYNHLADRQEDKALDESFRGWGRTGSDFETGIWSFETIKPGPVAGRKGHRPMAPHINLWIAARGINIALQTRLYFGDEAEANAADPVLGLIEQRSRRETLIAQREDRGGLPTYVLDIRLQGPNETVFFDV; encoded by the coding sequence ATGATGCCGCTGATCGAACGCTTGCGCGAGACCGCCTCGCAGACCGCAGGTCCCTACGTCCATATCGGACTCATTCCGCACCAGGCCGGCTTCGACATCTTCGAGACCAACTTCTCGAACGTGCTCGTCGGCCCGGAGACCAAGGGCGAACGCATCCGCATCGAGGGCCGGGTCTTCGACGGAGCCGACGAGCCGGTGCGCGACGTGCTGGTCGAGATCTGGCAGGCCAACGCCGCCGGCCGCTACAACCACCTGGCTGACCGCCAGGAGGACAAGGCCCTCGACGAGAGTTTCCGGGGCTGGGGCCGCACCGGCTCGGATTTCGAGACCGGAATCTGGAGCTTTGAGACCATCAAGCCGGGGCCGGTCGCCGGGCGCAAGGGCCATCGGCCGATGGCACCGCACATCAACCTCTGGATCGCCGCCCGCGGCATCAACATCGCGCTGCAGACCCGCCTCTACTTCGGCGACGAGGCCGAGGCCAACGCCGCCGACCCGGTGCTCGGGCTGATCGAGCAGCGCTCGCGCCGCGAGACCCTGATCGCGCAGCGCGAGGACCGCGGCGGCCTGCCCACCTACGTGCTCGACATCCGGCTCCAGGGCCCGAACGAGACCGTCTTCTTCGACGTCTGA
- the pcaH gene encoding protocatechuate 3,4-dioxygenase subunit beta, with protein sequence MTEIDREFLQRDRRIHPPAFTADYKTSVLRSPQRPLISLQSSLSEVTGPVFGQSELGPLDNDLILNYAKDGEPIGERILVHGLVRDENGRGVPHTLVEFWQANAGGRYRHRNDRYLAPIDPNFGGCGRALTDENGYYYFRTIKPGPYPWRNFLNSWRPAHIHFSVFGSGFAQRLITQMYFEGDPLIWRDPMVLGIPDRAAAERLIAPLDLESALPMDMLAYRFDIVLRGRQQTLFENKLQGN encoded by the coding sequence ATGACAGAGATCGACAGGGAATTCCTGCAGCGCGACCGGCGCATCCACCCTCCGGCCTTCACGGCCGATTACAAGACGAGCGTGCTGCGCTCGCCGCAGCGGCCCCTGATCTCGCTGCAATCCTCGCTCTCCGAGGTGACCGGCCCGGTCTTCGGCCAGTCGGAACTCGGCCCCCTCGATAACGACCTGATCCTGAACTACGCCAAGGACGGCGAGCCGATCGGCGAGCGCATCCTCGTGCATGGCCTCGTCCGCGACGAGAACGGGCGCGGCGTGCCCCACACGCTGGTGGAGTTCTGGCAGGCCAATGCGGGCGGGCGCTACCGCCACCGCAACGACCGCTATCTCGCGCCGATCGATCCGAATTTCGGCGGCTGCGGCCGGGCGCTGACGGACGAGAACGGCTACTACTACTTCCGCACCATCAAGCCCGGCCCCTATCCGTGGCGCAACTTCCTCAATTCGTGGCGCCCCGCCCATATCCATTTCTCGGTGTTCGGCTCCGGCTTCGCCCAGCGTCTCATCACCCAGATGTACTTCGAGGGCGACCCGCTGATCTGGCGGGATCCGATGGTGCTCGGGATCCCGGACCGCGCCGCGGCCGAGCGGCTGATCGCGCCGCTCGATCTCGAATCCGCGCTTCCGATGGACATGCTGGCCTACCGGTTCGACATCGTGCTGCGCGGGCGCCAGCAGACGCTGTTCGAGAACAAGCTGCAGGGGAATTGA
- a CDS encoding IclR family transcriptional regulator — protein MAAGLLRRVLDLVELLAGHARGLPLQTIADSLDIPKSGAHRLLAELVSYEYVRQDPDSGRYLLTTKFATLGLKHLANSGVVDVSQSVLNRLAEQSGELVRLAVVDYPRLVWVAKAQGARSGLRYDADMGTEASLSTSSTGIVWLASLSDEEAVELVLRQGFRPPGTAGPNAPRTIPALLALVAEARARGYAWVHETHAAGTAAMAANIIHPTTGHAIGNVSIAGPSARLTEAERDRLAPDLMDAAATLSAVGPLSDYLAALSGRRARDEVRSA, from the coding sequence ATGGCGGCCGGGCTGCTGCGACGGGTGCTGGATCTGGTGGAGCTGCTCGCCGGCCATGCGCGCGGGCTGCCGCTCCAGACCATCGCCGACTCGCTCGACATCCCGAAGAGCGGCGCTCACCGCCTGCTCGCGGAACTCGTCTCCTATGAATACGTCAGGCAGGATCCGGATAGCGGCCGCTATCTCCTGACCACCAAGTTCGCGACGCTCGGGCTCAAGCATCTGGCGAATTCGGGCGTGGTGGACGTGTCGCAATCGGTGCTGAACCGCCTCGCCGAGCAGAGCGGCGAGCTCGTGCGCCTGGCAGTGGTCGATTATCCGCGCCTCGTCTGGGTGGCGAAGGCGCAGGGCGCACGCTCGGGGCTGCGATACGACGCGGATATGGGCACGGAGGCGAGCCTCTCGACCTCCTCCACCGGCATCGTGTGGCTCGCCAGTCTCTCCGACGAGGAGGCGGTGGAACTCGTCCTGCGCCAGGGCTTCCGGCCGCCCGGGACCGCGGGACCGAATGCGCCGCGCACAATCCCGGCCCTCCTCGCCCTCGTCGCGGAGGCCCGCGCCCGGGGCTATGCCTGGGTGCACGAGACCCATGCCGCCGGCACCGCCGCGATGGCGGCGAACATCATCCATCCGACGACGGGTCACGCGATCGGCAATGTCAGCATCGCGGGGCCGAGCGCCCGCCTGACGGAAGCCGAGCGGGACCGGCTGGCGCCCGACCTCATGGACGCCGCCGCGACCCTCTCGGCGGTCGGGCCGCTCTCCGACTATCTCGCGGCCTTAAGCGGACGGCGCGCGCGCGACGAGGTGCGCTCGGCGTGA